In a genomic window of uncultured Flavobacterium sp.:
- the lptB gene encoding LPS export ABC transporter ATP-binding protein — MKLRADNLIKTYKGRSVVKGISVEVNQGEIVGLLGPNGAGKTTSFYMIVGLVKPNSGNIYLDDLNITDYPMYKRAQQGIGYLAQEASVFRKLSIEDNILSVLQLTKLSKEAQIAKMESLIEEFSLEHIRTNRGDLLSGGERRRTEIARALATDPKFILLDEPFAGVDPVAVEDIQRIVAQLKNKNIGILITDHNVQETLAITDKTYLMFEGGILKAGVPEELVEDEMVRRVYLGQNFELRKKKLEF, encoded by the coding sequence ATGAAGCTAAGAGCCGATAATTTAATCAAAACCTATAAAGGTCGTAGCGTTGTAAAAGGAATTTCTGTTGAGGTAAATCAAGGGGAAATCGTGGGACTTTTGGGTCCAAATGGTGCTGGAAAAACAACTTCATTCTACATGATTGTTGGATTGGTAAAACCTAATTCAGGAAATATTTATTTAGATGATTTAAATATTACTGATTATCCTATGTACAAACGTGCACAACAAGGAATTGGTTACTTAGCACAAGAAGCTTCTGTTTTTAGAAAATTAAGCATTGAAGATAATATTCTAAGTGTTTTGCAATTGACTAAACTTTCAAAAGAAGCACAAATTGCTAAAATGGAAAGTTTAATCGAAGAATTTAGTTTAGAACATATTCGTACCAACCGTGGAGATTTACTTTCGGGAGGTGAACGTCGTCGTACTGAAATTGCACGTGCATTAGCAACTGATCCAAAGTTCATTTTATTAGATGAACCTTTTGCGGGAGTTGACCCTGTTGCAGTTGAAGATATTCAAAGAATTGTAGCGCAGTTAAAAAACAAAAACATCGGAATTTTAATTACCGATCACAACGTTCAGGAAACTTTAGCTATTACCGATAAAACATACTTAATGTTTGAAGGAGGAATTCTGAAAGCCGGAGTTCCGGAAGAATTAGTTGAAGATGAAATGGTTCGCCGTGTTTATCTTGGACAAAACTTCGAATTACGTAAAAAGAAACTTGAATTTTAA
- a CDS encoding DUF5808 domain-containing protein, translating into MIPQKPTQEDYNNWHKDPNNWHLGMFYYNKEDRRMFVPKKMKWAGFTINFGNTKAILITIAFLFFIYTLTQIK; encoded by the coding sequence ATGATTCCACAAAAACCAACACAGGAAGATTATAATAACTGGCACAAAGATCCTAATAATTGGCATTTAGGAATGTTTTATTATAACAAGGAAGACAGAAGAATGTTTGTTCCAAAAAAAATGAAATGGGCAGGATTTACCATAAACTTCGGAAATACAAAAGCTATTTTAATAACTATTGCTTTTCTTTTCTTCATTTATACTTTGACACAAATTAAATAA
- a CDS encoding glycoside hydrolase family 25 protein, with the protein MARKTTTRRTSYSRKAKPQRSFLATGLRFIIYCFLIVLFFASIYHYRDGLKYYLGFKSSKVLDEDEVDKHLSDVRNIRVLENHKGKVVGIDVSEFQGTVEWDEVEVLDEKYPVKFVFVRATAGNDRVDRQFKKNWEGAKEHKIMRGAYHYYRPNENSIEQANLFIKTVKLQKGDLPPVLDIEKLPKNQPLDSLKKGLKRWLNKVEAHYQVRPIIYTGERYYDDFLKEEFGEYLFWIANYNFYREKIEPDWLFWQFTEKASLPGIKHRVDVNIYNGDLEQLQFITVE; encoded by the coding sequence ATGGCAAGAAAAACGACCACACGTAGAACTTCTTATTCCAGAAAAGCTAAACCTCAAAGGTCATTTTTAGCAACAGGACTTCGCTTCATTATTTATTGCTTTTTAATAGTGCTTTTCTTTGCATCAATCTATCATTATCGTGATGGATTGAAATATTATCTTGGTTTTAAATCAAGCAAAGTTTTAGATGAAGATGAGGTTGATAAACACCTTTCGGATGTTCGAAATATTCGGGTTCTTGAGAATCACAAAGGAAAAGTAGTCGGTATTGATGTTTCAGAATTTCAAGGAACCGTAGAATGGGATGAAGTTGAGGTTTTAGACGAAAAATATCCTGTAAAATTTGTCTTTGTTCGCGCAACGGCAGGAAATGATCGAGTTGACAGGCAGTTTAAGAAAAATTGGGAAGGAGCAAAAGAGCATAAAATTATGCGAGGTGCTTATCATTATTATCGTCCAAATGAAAATTCTATTGAGCAGGCAAATCTTTTTATCAAAACAGTAAAATTGCAAAAAGGAGATTTACCGCCTGTTTTAGATATTGAAAAATTGCCAAAGAATCAACCTTTAGACAGTTTGAAAAAAGGATTAAAACGTTGGTTAAATAAAGTTGAAGCGCATTATCAAGTGCGTCCAATTATTTATACAGGCGAACGTTATTATGATGATTTTTTGAAAGAAGAATTTGGAGAATATTTATTCTGGATTGCCAACTATAATTTTTACAGAGAAAAAATTGAACCAGATTGGCTTTTTTGGCAATTTACAGAGAAAGCTTCTTTGCCGGGAATTAAACACAGAGTAGATGTGAATATATATAACGGAGATTTAGAGCAATTGCAATTTATAACCGTTGAATAA
- a CDS encoding CDP-alcohol phosphatidyltransferase family protein, with amino-acid sequence MNIKKHIPNLITLINLFCGCIAVVFISEANYEMAFYMVCLGIFFDFFDGFFARLFKVSSPLGLQLDSLADMVTSGVAPGYVMYSLFTNSAHELGTNPAIPFLGFIITLGSCYRLANFNIDTRQTDSFIGLPTPANALFILSLPLVLKFSDSLMVLEILTNQWVLLAITLCSAYILNAEIPLFALKIKKFTVKDNVLQIVFLLISLLLVLTLQYIAIPLIIIFYVLLSVMNNLFLKK; translated from the coding sequence ATGAATATTAAAAAACACATTCCTAACTTAATTACATTAATAAACCTTTTTTGTGGCTGTATTGCAGTTGTTTTTATTTCGGAAGCTAATTATGAAATGGCTTTTTATATGGTTTGTTTGGGAATCTTTTTTGATTTTTTTGATGGTTTTTTCGCCAGATTATTCAAAGTTTCAAGTCCGCTTGGATTACAACTTGATTCATTGGCAGACATGGTAACCAGTGGTGTTGCGCCAGGTTATGTTATGTATAGTTTGTTTACAAACAGCGCGCACGAATTAGGAACAAATCCTGCGATTCCGTTTTTAGGATTTATCATAACTTTAGGATCTTGTTACCGATTAGCAAATTTTAATATTGATACACGTCAAACTGATTCTTTCATAGGTTTGCCAACTCCGGCAAATGCTCTTTTTATATTGAGTTTGCCTTTGGTTTTAAAATTTTCTGATTCTTTAATGGTATTAGAAATACTTACCAATCAATGGGTTTTACTTGCAATCACATTATGCAGCGCTTATATTTTGAATGCTGAAATCCCTTTGTTTGCTTTAAAAATCAAAAAGTTTACGGTAAAAGACAATGTACTTCAAATTGTGTTTTTATTGATTTCATTACTATTGGTATTGACGCTTCAATATATTGCAATTCCTTTGATCATCATTTTTTATGTGTTATTATCAGTGATGAATAATTTGTTTTTGAAAAAGTAG
- a CDS encoding PorV/PorQ family protein: protein MNIGVDAAALAMSSAVVASTNDVNSVYWNPAGLTNLEDHQISLMHANYFANIAQYDYIGYASPIDDRSAWGISMIRFGVDDIMDTTQLIDNQGNIDYNRISLFSTADYGFTFSYARKLPVEGFQYGVNAKVIRRIIGKFANSWGFGFDVGLQFERNDWKFGLMLRDITTTYNVWNIDEKEYAKIANAIPGENNELPESTEITLPKAQLGVSKRFDFHDDYSLLVATNLNMRFERTNDIISTKAVSIDPAVGFEFGYTDLVFLRAGAGNFQNVTQLDNTEKVNFQPNIGLGFKYKGIQVDYALTDLGNQSTALYSNIFSLKVDLGIFR from the coding sequence ATGAATATTGGTGTTGATGCTGCCGCATTGGCAATGTCAAGCGCTGTTGTTGCTTCTACAAATGATGTAAACTCTGTTTATTGGAATCCCGCAGGTTTAACGAATCTTGAAGACCATCAAATCTCTTTAATGCACGCCAATTATTTTGCCAATATCGCGCAATACGATTATATAGGTTATGCAAGTCCTATTGATGATAGAAGTGCCTGGGGAATTTCGATGATTCGTTTTGGTGTGGATGATATTATGGATACTACGCAATTGATCGATAATCAGGGAAACATCGATTATAACCGAATTAGCTTATTCTCAACAGCTGATTATGGTTTCACTTTTTCATATGCCAGAAAACTTCCGGTAGAAGGATTTCAATATGGTGTAAATGCAAAAGTTATCAGACGAATTATCGGGAAATTTGCTAATTCATGGGGTTTTGGTTTCGACGTTGGATTGCAGTTTGAACGAAATGACTGGAAATTTGGATTGATGCTTCGTGATATTACAACTACATACAATGTCTGGAATATTGACGAGAAAGAATATGCAAAAATTGCCAACGCTATTCCTGGTGAAAACAATGAATTACCGGAAAGTACTGAAATAACTTTGCCAAAAGCGCAATTAGGAGTTTCAAAAAGATTTGATTTCCACGATGATTACAGTCTATTAGTTGCTACAAATTTGAATATGCGTTTTGAGCGAACTAATGATATAATATCAACCAAAGCAGTAAGTATTGATCCTGCAGTTGGTTTTGAATTTGGATATACTGATCTTGTTTTTTTGAGAGCCGGAGCAGGAAATTTCCAGAATGTGACACAACTGGACAATACCGAAAAAGTAAATTTTCAACCAAATATTGGACTAGGTTTTAAATACAAAGGCATTCAGGTTGATTATGCGCTGACTGATTTGGGTAATCAAAGTACAGCTTTGTACTCAAATATTTTTTCATTAAAGGTAGATTTAGGTATCTTTAGATAA
- a CDS encoding DUF4105 domain-containing protein — protein sequence MKNVIFKKTLFILLLLLSFIGFSQNIPLSKDAKISVITCGLGNETYSYFGHTAIRVADPVNNIDLVYNYGAFDFSTPNFVMKFAKGDLQYFVVVHPFPDFINEYTNEKRSVFEQELIIPQDLKQKLFDNLNTTLLSEDRYYTYKFIDKNCTSMVVDIINKTLGGTVITKKGETDITYRSILFPYFDGHFYDQLGTSLIFGTKVDQLGTKIFLPFELKNSLEKTTFQNHPLVNKSKTFLSFEKETPSSWWNNIYTYLIILAFIVLAHNRIVDKIYLLILSFVGIFFVVMGFYSFHLELAMNYNVLLFSPLLLVLLLFSVLKNKRWTYRFAVLHLMFLAIYIILLVNKAHFFITLPMIITSGFVLTRVAIRNKKRIPIII from the coding sequence ATGAAAAATGTCATTTTCAAAAAAACACTTTTTATTTTACTATTATTACTAAGTTTTATTGGTTTTAGCCAAAATATCCCTTTATCGAAAGATGCCAAAATTAGCGTTATCACTTGTGGATTAGGCAACGAAACTTATTCTTATTTTGGTCACACTGCAATTCGTGTTGCTGATCCTGTAAACAATATTGACCTTGTTTACAATTATGGTGCTTTTGATTTTTCAACGCCAAATTTTGTAATGAAGTTTGCCAAAGGTGACTTACAATATTTTGTAGTTGTTCATCCATTTCCAGATTTCATTAATGAATATACGAATGAAAAAAGAAGTGTTTTCGAACAAGAATTAATTATTCCGCAGGATTTAAAACAAAAGCTTTTCGATAATTTAAACACGACATTACTTTCTGAAGATCGCTATTATACGTATAAATTTATTGATAAAAACTGCACTTCAATGGTTGTCGACATTATCAATAAAACTTTGGGAGGAACAGTAATTACAAAAAAAGGAGAAACGGATATTACTTATCGTTCTATTTTGTTTCCTTATTTTGATGGACATTTTTATGATCAATTAGGAACAAGTCTGATTTTTGGAACTAAAGTAGACCAATTAGGAACCAAAATATTTTTACCATTTGAATTGAAAAACAGTTTAGAAAAAACGACTTTTCAGAATCATCCTTTGGTAAACAAAAGCAAAACATTCCTTAGTTTTGAAAAAGAAACACCAAGTTCATGGTGGAATAACATTTATACTTATCTCATTATTCTTGCTTTTATTGTTTTAGCGCATAACAGAATAGTAGATAAAATCTATCTTTTGATTTTATCTTTTGTGGGAATATTTTTTGTTGTTATGGGATTTTATTCTTTTCACTTGGAACTGGCGATGAATTATAATGTACTTTTATTTAGCCCACTTTTATTGGTTTTACTTCTTTTTTCAGTTTTAAAAAACAAAAGATGGACTTATAGATTTGCCGTTTTACATTTAATGTTTCTAGCAATTTACATCATTTTATTAGTCAACAAAGCGCACTTCTTTATTACTTTACCAATGATAATTACAAGCGGATTTGTTTTGACAAGAGTTGCAATTCGAAATAAAAAACGTATTCCAATTATTATCTAA
- a CDS encoding sugar transferase has product MRSNKKMHFEISERKVLLRVCDGFFVLSVLYLLSLIFDYHYFVLDSDNFFRPVLLICYINFFGTIFEMYNLQVASNQFQILRSVVLATTTAALVYLFTPILSPELPKQRLIVLIFYFSILTVLLLWRFFYAIFLASQRFSQNVVLICDQDQVEGLVSGLENVDPHYKIIGFVNSDSISEENLNFHYVKEVKKSDLESFVSKNNVSEIVIASQKTDGITADLYQQLLHLLESGNIIREYTQVYESKTQRIPVHYISRDFYRFFPFSRSNNNKLYLSLVRLFEFSLSFIGLLICAVFIPLIFIGNIIGNKGSLFYTQERVGKNGIVFKIYKFRTMVENSEAGGIVFATSNDKRVTPFGKFMRKSRIDELPQFINILKGDMAVIGPRPERPFFVDEIAQIMPFYETRHVIKPGLTGWAQVNYSYGESIDESLIKLQYDLYYIKHRSVFLDLSITFKTITTVLFYRGQ; this is encoded by the coding sequence ATGCGTTCAAATAAAAAAATGCACTTCGAAATTTCAGAAAGAAAAGTTTTGCTTCGTGTCTGTGATGGCTTTTTTGTTTTGTCAGTTTTGTACTTGTTAAGTTTGATATTTGATTATCATTATTTTGTTTTAGATAGTGATAACTTCTTTAGACCGGTTTTGCTTATTTGCTATATCAATTTTTTTGGAACTATCTTCGAAATGTATAATTTGCAAGTTGCGAGCAATCAATTTCAAATTCTGCGAAGTGTTGTTCTTGCCACTACAACAGCAGCTTTAGTTTATTTATTTACACCTATTTTATCTCCTGAACTTCCTAAGCAGCGATTGATCGTATTGATTTTTTATTTTTCGATACTGACAGTCTTATTATTATGGCGTTTCTTTTATGCCATTTTTTTAGCATCACAACGTTTTTCTCAAAACGTAGTTTTAATTTGTGATCAGGATCAGGTAGAAGGATTAGTTTCAGGACTCGAAAACGTAGATCCCCATTATAAGATTATTGGGTTTGTAAATTCAGATTCAATTTCCGAAGAAAATCTAAACTTTCATTATGTAAAAGAAGTTAAAAAGAGCGATCTAGAATCTTTTGTAAGCAAAAATAATGTTTCAGAGATTGTTATTGCTTCCCAAAAAACAGATGGAATTACTGCTGATTTATACCAACAATTACTTCATTTATTAGAATCAGGAAATATAATTAGAGAATACACACAAGTTTATGAAAGTAAAACACAGCGTATTCCGGTTCATTATATCTCTCGGGATTTCTATCGCTTTTTCCCTTTTAGCAGAAGCAATAATAATAAGTTATATCTATCACTAGTTAGGCTTTTTGAATTTTCTCTATCTTTTATTGGTTTGTTAATTTGCGCTGTTTTTATTCCTCTAATTTTTATTGGAAATATAATTGGTAATAAAGGAAGCTTGTTTTATACCCAAGAACGCGTGGGAAAAAACGGAATTGTTTTTAAAATTTATAAGTTTAGAACAATGGTCGAAAATTCTGAAGCAGGCGGAATTGTTTTTGCAACTTCAAATGATAAACGCGTAACTCCATTTGGAAAGTTTATGCGTAAGTCAAGAATAGATGAATTACCACAATTTATCAATATTCTAAAAGGCGATATGGCCGTTATTGGTCCAAGACCCGAAAGACCATTTTTTGTTGATGAAATTGCGCAAATAATGCCTTTTTATGAAACAAGACATGTTATAAAACCAGGATTAACCGGTTGGGCACAAGTAAACTATTCTTATGGAGAATCTATTGATGAAAGTTTAATAAAACTTCAATATGATTTATACTATATCAAACATCGAAGTGTTTTTCTGGATTTAAGTATCACTTTCAAAACCATTACAACCGTTTTATTCTATCGAGGACAATAG
- a CDS encoding O-antigen ligase family protein, which translates to MKDSKVSYNLLLLIHAAIALAVFVVPFFSKLYALLIPVVGFFIVIRSKNKNHEVLLVAAYMVGVEVFLRMTEGNFNNEFVKISVIFFMFLGMLYSNFSTNAIIYLFFLLLLLPAILVTTNNLEFDFDVRKVLIFNLSGPVCLVFSALYMFKRRILFSDLQRILVVMGLPIVTTTIYLFIYNPSVKEVVTGTQSNFETSGGFGPNQVSTILGLGIFIFFTQLVLFSKTKFEMLLNGGLLVFISYRGIVTFSRGGVITAVFMVVSLLFLLYYFSNEKGKSKFTWVFIMTGLMAVGIWTYSSLQTSGLINKRYANEDRLGRVKKDRLGGREEIMDAEIKLFIDNPILGVGAGLSKYKRVEILGGEVASHNEITRMLSEHGLFGIFGLLILFVTPFVLYLNNKQHLYFLSFYIFWLLTINHAAMRIAAPAFLYGMTLLFVQVKIPEKAENSVE; encoded by the coding sequence ATGAAAGACTCTAAAGTATCATATAATCTTCTTCTTTTAATTCATGCAGCAATTGCTTTAGCAGTTTTTGTGGTACCATTTTTCTCAAAATTATATGCACTTCTGATTCCTGTTGTAGGTTTTTTTATTGTTATAAGAAGTAAGAATAAAAACCATGAAGTTTTGTTGGTAGCGGCTTATATGGTTGGTGTCGAGGTTTTTTTGCGTATGACAGAAGGTAATTTTAATAATGAGTTCGTAAAAATTTCTGTTATATTTTTCATGTTTTTGGGTATGTTGTATAGTAATTTTTCAACAAACGCGATTATTTATTTATTTTTTCTGCTTTTATTACTTCCCGCCATTTTGGTTACAACCAATAACTTAGAATTTGATTTTGATGTTAGAAAGGTTTTAATTTTTAATTTATCGGGACCGGTCTGTTTAGTCTTTAGTGCTTTGTATATGTTCAAGCGACGGATTTTATTCTCGGACTTGCAGCGTATTTTGGTCGTAATGGGATTACCAATTGTTACTACTACAATTTATTTATTTATATATAATCCCAGTGTTAAAGAGGTGGTGACAGGAACACAATCTAATTTTGAAACCTCAGGCGGATTTGGACCAAATCAAGTTTCTACAATTTTAGGATTAGGGATTTTTATTTTTTTTACACAGTTAGTTTTGTTTTCAAAGACAAAATTCGAGATGCTTTTAAACGGTGGTCTGCTTGTGTTCATAAGCTATAGAGGTATTGTGACTTTTTCCCGTGGTGGTGTTATTACTGCTGTTTTTATGGTTGTAAGTCTTTTGTTTCTATTATATTATTTCTCAAATGAAAAAGGGAAAAGTAAGTTTACCTGGGTTTTTATTATGACTGGTTTAATGGCAGTTGGTATTTGGACCTATAGTTCACTCCAGACAAGTGGTTTAATTAATAAACGATATGCTAATGAAGATCGTTTAGGAAGAGTAAAAAAGGATCGTTTGGGAGGAAGAGAAGAAATTATGGATGCTGAGATCAAGCTTTTTATAGATAACCCTATTTTAGGAGTTGGTGCGGGATTGAGTAAATACAAAAGGGTTGAAATCTTAGGAGGAGAGGTCGCATCACATAATGAAATAACGAGAATGTTAAGTGAACATGGTTTGTTTGGTATTTTTGGACTTTTAATACTTTTTGTAACGCCATTTGTGCTATATCTTAATAATAAACAACATCTGTACTTTTTATCATTCTATATTTTTTGGCTATTAACTATAAATCATGCTGCAATGCGTATTGCGGCGCCTGCTTTTTTATATGGTATGACACTTCTTTTTGTTCAGGTAAAAATTCCTGAAAAAGCAGAAAATTCGGTCGAGTAA
- a CDS encoding glycosyltransferase: MRIVQIIDSLESGGAERMAVNYANALSKKISFSGLVATRKEGLLLDQINEGVSYLFLNKKKKVDFQAIFRLRKYLKENKIDVIHAHSSSFFITVLVKFTFPKIKIIWHDHYGISQDLNARKSLGLKFGSFLFSGIISVNIALKKWAENYLNCSNIIYLSNFIEEKSPSGDKILLKGIEGKRIICVANLRPQKNHELLINAALSIKEKFQDWSFHLFGHDFHDSYSEMLNKKVKYLNLQETVFFYGAVNNVASALEQCDIAVLSSTSEGLPLSVLEYGFHKLPVVATNVGDISKIITSQKEGLLVESNDLTQFTQSIQKLIENENYRIEMGLELNKAVKLNFSEESIMKNYASWLNSLITFVA; this comes from the coding sequence ATGAGAATTGTACAAATAATTGATTCTCTGGAATCTGGTGGAGCAGAGCGAATGGCCGTTAATTATGCGAATGCTTTGTCTAAAAAGATTTCGTTCTCCGGATTAGTTGCAACAAGAAAGGAAGGTTTACTCTTAGATCAGATTAATGAAGGAGTTTCTTATTTGTTTTTGAATAAAAAGAAAAAAGTAGATTTTCAGGCTATATTTCGATTAAGAAAATACCTTAAAGAAAATAAGATTGATGTTATACATGCTCATAGTTCTTCTTTTTTTATTACTGTTTTAGTGAAATTTACTTTTCCGAAAATAAAAATTATCTGGCATGATCATTATGGTATTTCACAAGATCTGAATGCCAGAAAAAGTTTAGGGTTAAAATTTGGATCTTTTCTTTTTAGCGGAATTATTTCAGTTAATATAGCATTGAAGAAATGGGCAGAGAATTATTTAAACTGCTCGAATATAATTTATCTTTCTAATTTTATTGAAGAGAAATCTCCTTCTGGCGATAAAATTCTCTTAAAAGGAATTGAAGGTAAAAGGATTATTTGCGTAGCTAATTTACGTCCTCAAAAAAATCATGAATTGCTCATAAACGCAGCACTTTCAATAAAAGAGAAATTTCAGGATTGGAGTTTTCATTTATTTGGTCACGATTTTCATGATTCATATTCAGAAATGTTGAATAAAAAAGTCAAGTATTTAAACCTTCAGGAAACGGTTTTCTTTTATGGAGCAGTAAATAATGTTGCTTCTGCTTTAGAGCAATGTGATATTGCCGTTTTGTCTTCGACTTCAGAAGGACTTCCATTATCCGTTTTAGAATACGGATTTCACAAATTGCCCGTTGTAGCAACAAACGTTGGAGATATTTCTAAGATTATTACTTCTCAAAAAGAAGGATTGCTTGTAGAATCTAACGATTTGACGCAATTTACTCAATCGATTCAAAAACTAATTGAGAATGAAAATTATAGAATTGAAATGGGATTAGAATTAAATAAAGCGGTAAAACTAAATTTTAGCGAAGAGTCTATTATGAAAAACTATGCTTCATGGTTGAATTCTTTGATTACTTTTGTCGCTTAA
- a CDS encoding glycosyltransferase, with the protein MKFAIITHVNHIQNENEYFGYAPYVREMNIWLKYVDEVIVVGPLSKGNPTAIDLAYKHPKIDFRHVSEFSFTSLKNNLKSLYKLPRIFWTVFGAMKKADHIHLRCPGNVGLVGCFVQILFPGKTKTAKYAGNWDPKSKQPWTYKLQKYILSNTFLTQNMQVLVYGNWENQSKNIKPFFTATYSDIEKTSIQKLNFDSTIEFIFVGSLVEGKNPMYALKLVEQLVKKGNKAILNFYGEGIQRASLEKYTIENDLQNNVFFNGNQNKETVKIAYQKSHFVILPSKSEGWPKAIAEGMFYGCVPIATSVSCVPFMLENGNRGILLEMNLENDLAQIENVIRNEDNFFSKSKLSAEWSQNYTTNLFETEIKNILNK; encoded by the coding sequence ATGAAGTTTGCAATAATCACACATGTAAATCATATTCAAAATGAAAATGAATATTTTGGTTATGCTCCTTATGTTCGTGAGATGAATATTTGGTTAAAATATGTTGATGAAGTAATTGTTGTAGGACCTTTGTCAAAAGGAAATCCAACGGCGATTGATTTAGCTTACAAACATCCTAAAATAGATTTCAGGCATGTATCTGAGTTTAGTTTTACAAGTTTAAAAAATAATCTGAAATCACTTTATAAATTACCAAGAATTTTTTGGACAGTTTTTGGAGCAATGAAAAAAGCAGATCACATTCATTTGCGCTGTCCCGGTAATGTAGGATTGGTTGGATGCTTTGTTCAGATTTTATTTCCAGGAAAAACAAAAACTGCTAAATATGCCGGTAATTGGGATCCTAAAAGTAAACAACCTTGGACTTATAAATTGCAAAAATATATTTTGAGTAATACCTTTTTGACTCAAAATATGCAGGTTTTGGTTTATGGAAATTGGGAAAATCAATCAAAAAATATAAAACCTTTTTTTACCGCAACTTACTCAGATATTGAGAAAACAAGTATTCAGAAATTGAATTTTGATTCAACGATAGAATTTATTTTTGTAGGTAGTTTGGTTGAAGGTAAAAATCCAATGTATGCTTTAAAATTAGTAGAACAACTGGTTAAAAAAGGAAATAAAGCTATTTTGAATTTTTATGGAGAAGGGATTCAAAGAGCTTCTTTAGAAAAATATACTATAGAAAATGATTTGCAGAACAATGTTTTTTTTAATGGAAATCAGAATAAAGAAACAGTAAAAATTGCTTATCAAAAAAGTCATTTTGTTATTTTGCCATCAAAAAGCGAAGGTTGGCCAAAAGCGATTGCCGAAGGAATGTTTTATGGATGTGTTCCAATTGCGACTTCGGTTTCATGCGTTCCTTTTATGTTAGAAAATGGAAATAGAGGAATTTTGCTCGAGATGAATTTAGAAAATGATTTGGCACAAATAGAAAATGTTATTAGAAATGAAGATAATTTCTTTTCTAAAAGTAAATTGTCTGCAGAATGGTCGCAAAATTATACAACCAACCTTTTTGAAACCGAAATTAAAAATATACTGAACAAATGA
- a CDS encoding ATPase — MMFVIKKKIQKKLKEFKLNYSYVRFYNDQKPVIYLDLKHRTKVRTYLNLFFRIREVYDQPIVLKFSVLRMLFLAKWFNELDYIYFEKPFSKLNKLKTFSHSKKADFAVNFKYKKVYSSDDYVENVLPYIMHPINYLQPETQILPKNIGILMSGNFDEKIYNTKTIEDNFGLLNRWKIYQEVLKHDKLLLVTGDELVTKLNSGIFNENLILMKWQSGAIPADKWRTYLSSAHFVFCAPGMTMPMCHNVLEAMSVGVIPILNYSNWLNPSLENGVNCLVYQEISDILPIIDKALSLSLEVKNEMANNALKYYQEYYENYSFNENTELIILNENINDIK; from the coding sequence ATGATGTTTGTAATAAAAAAGAAGATTCAAAAAAAGCTTAAAGAATTTAAGCTGAACTATTCCTATGTTCGGTTTTATAATGATCAAAAACCAGTTATTTATCTGGATTTAAAGCATCGCACAAAAGTAAGAACATATCTAAATCTTTTTTTTAGAATTAGAGAGGTTTATGATCAGCCTATTGTTTTAAAATTTTCGGTTTTGCGAATGTTATTTCTGGCAAAGTGGTTTAATGAACTTGATTATATTTATTTTGAAAAGCCTTTTTCAAAGCTAAATAAATTGAAAACCTTCAGTCATTCAAAAAAAGCTGATTTTGCGGTCAATTTTAAGTATAAAAAAGTATATTCTTCAGATGATTATGTAGAAAATGTTTTGCCTTATATAATGCATCCAATTAATTATCTACAACCTGAAACTCAAATTTTGCCAAAAAATATTGGTATTTTGATGAGCGGAAATTTTGATGAAAAAATTTACAATACAAAAACCATCGAAGATAATTTTGGATTATTGAACAGATGGAAAATTTATCAGGAAGTTTTAAAACACGATAAGCTACTTTTAGTTACCGGAGATGAACTCGTAACAAAATTAAATTCGGGAATTTTTAATGAGAATCTGATTTTAATGAAATGGCAATCCGGAGCTATTCCGGCAGATAAATGGAGAACTTATTTATCATCTGCTCATTTTGTTTTTTGCGCGCCCGGAATGACGATGCCTATGTGTCATAATGTTTTAGAAGCCATGTCTGTAGGCGTAATTCCTATTTTGAATTATTCAAATTGGCTTAATCCTTCACTAGAAAACGGCGTCAATTGTTTAGTATATCAAGAAATATCAGATATTTTGCCGATTATAGACAAAGCACTTTCATTATCTCTTGAAGTAAAGAATGAGATGGCAAATAATGCTCTTAAATACTATCAGGAGTATTATGAGAATTATTCGTTTAATGAAAATACTGAATTAATAATTTTGAACGAAAATATAAATGACATTAAGTAA